Within Pecten maximus chromosome 15, xPecMax1.1, whole genome shotgun sequence, the genomic segment GAGTCAACAGTCCAGGCAATGGTACCATGGATCAAGAATCTAGGGATGGTACCATGGGTCAACAATCCAGGCAATGGTAAGATGGGTCAACAGTCCTGACAATTGTAGCACGAGTCAACAGTCCAGGCAATGGTAGCATGAGTCAACAGTTCAGACAAGGTACCACAGGTCAAAAGTCGAGACAATGGTACCAATGGTACCATGGATCAAGAATCCAGGGATGGTACCATGGGTCAACAATCCAGGCAATGGTAAGATGGGTCAACAGTCCTGACAATTGTAGCACGAGTCAACAGTCCAGGCAATGGTAGCATGAGTCAACAGTTCAGACAAGGTACCACAGGTCAAAAGTCGAGACAAGGTACCATGGGTCAACAGTCCAGGCAATGGTACCACGGTTCAACAGTCCAGGCAATGGTACCCTGGATCAACAGTCCAGGCAATGGTACCCTGGATCAACAGTCCAGGCAATGGTACCCTGGATCAACAGTCCAGGCAATGGTACCATGGGTCAACAATCCGGGCAATGGTAAGATGGTCAACAGTCCAGGCAATGGTACCATGTGTCAACAGTCCAGGCAATGGTACCATGAGTCAACAGTCCAGGCAATGGTACCATGGATCAAGAATCCAGGGATGGTACCATGGGTCAACAATCCAGGCAATGGTAAGATGGGTCAACAGTCCTGACAATTGTAGCACGAGTCAACAGTCCAGGCAATGGTAGCATGAGTCAACAGTTCAGACAAGGTACCACAGGTCAAAAGTCGAGACAAGGTACCATGGGTCAACAGTCCAGGCAATGGTACCACGGTTCAACAGTCCAGGCAATGGTACCCTGGATCAACAGTCCAGGCAATGGTACCCTGGATCAACAGTCCAGGCAATGGTACCCTGGATCAACAGTCCAGGCAATGGAGCATGGGTCAACAGTCCAGGCAATGGTACCATGGGTCAACAGTCCAGGCAATATTACCATGGGTCAACAGTCCAGACAATGGTACCATGGGTCAACAGTCCAGGCAATGGTAGCATAAGTCAACAGTCCAGGCAATGGTACCATGGGTCAACAGTCCAGGCAATGGTACCACGGGTCAACAGTCCAGACAATGGTACCAAGGGTCAACATTCCAGACAATGGTACCATGGGTCAACAGTCCAGACAATGGTACCATGTGTCAACAGTCCAGACAATGGTACCATGGATCAACAGTCCAGGCAATGGTACCATGGGTCAACAGTCCAGGCAATGGTACCATGGATCAACAGTCCAGGCAATGGTACCATGGATCAACAGTCCAGGCAATGGTACCACGGGTCAACAGTTCAGACAATATTACCACGGGTCAACAATCCAGGCAATGGTACCAAGGGTCAACAGTTCAGACAATATTAGCACGGGTCAACCATCCAGGCAATGGTAAGATGGTCAACAGTGCAGGCAATGGTACCATGGGTCAACAATCCAGGCAATGGTAAGATGGGTCAACAGTCTTGACAATTGTAGCACGAGTCAACAGTCCAGCCAATGGTAGCATGAGTCAACAGTTCAGACAAGGTACCACAGGTCAAAAGTCGAGACAATGGTACCATGGGTCAACAGTCCAGGCAATGGTACTACGGGTCAACAGTGCAGGAAATGGTATCACTGGTCAAAAGTCCAGGCAAAGGTACCACGAGTCAACTATCTGGGGAACGGTACCACGGGTCAACAATCCAAACAATGGTACCACGGGTCAACAATCCAGGCAATGGTACCAAGGGTCAACTATCCAGACAATGGTACCAAGGGTCAACAGTTCAGACAATATTACCACGGGTCAACAATCCAGGCAATGGTACCAAGGGTCAACTATCCAGACAATGGTACCAAGGGTCAACAGTTCAGACAATATTACCACGGGTCAACAATCAAAAAGAATAAGTCCAACATTAACCTCACTTGGTATATAGTTACAACACATTTCGGGCGTACCAACACACTCGTAATTGATGGACTCTCATCCAGTGACTTAGAAAAGTCGGGCTGCTGGGAAAGTATTGTGTTAAGATATTTGTATgcaaatgtatttcattttgtagtttgTTTAATTACGTTTACTATGCTGACAAAGCGGAATAGGCTTGATATATGGTGACACACAATTACTATGTTAGTACAAGGAACTGTAACATAATTAATACCTCTGACATCTCAGGCCGATGTCATTTACACGTTGATAGACACCGCCAACATACCTCAcctattatttcattttagcaAAATAACTGATATTTACTACTGTAAGTAGGAAATAATAAAGATCACACTATGTGTTCACACACGTATATTTCATAAACCAATAAACCTAAAGATATTGCTTACTGCTACAGACGGGTAGCTTTCATGGTTGATTTTCCTTTaggataaaaaaacaaaaacaaaaatagtcgtgtgtgtttttgttttttgtttttgttttgttttgttttaattcttgTTATATGCAATCAAGGATGTATTTCATTGAATATGACTATCCAGAGAGCAAAATGCTGCTCACTTTACCCAAATTTCGCCAAGCTTTGAAATGTCCATTAGCACTATTACGGTATGTACACTCGTTTTCTAGGCCTCTAGCCATATTGAAATAGACATATCTGGTCAAAAACTGTCTGCAATGttaataatgaatatatacttTAAGATTGGGATATCTGGTGATCAAACATTTTAGTCTGACGTGATTTATATTTCCGCTGATCGCAGGCAAGAATGGGGTGAATTTGGATAACACGTTAAACTGATGTGCATTTATATTTCTGGTGATCACATACTAGGATAAGATATCTGGTGATCACACACTAGGATTGGATATCTGGTGATCACACACTAGCATTAGATATCTGGTAATCACACACCAGGACTAGATACTAGGATAAGATATCTGATGATCTCTTGTGATCACACACTAGGATTAGATATCTGGTGATCACCCACTAGCATTAGATATCTGGTGATCACACACTGGGATTAGATATCTGGTGATCACATACTAGGATAAGATATCTGTAGATCACACACTGGGATTAGATATCTGGTGATCACACACTaggattatatatctgtagatCACACACAAGGATTAGAAATCGTATGAAATCTGGTGATCACACACTGGGATTAGATATCTGGTGATCACATACTAGGATAAGATATCTGTAGATCACACACTGGGATTAGATATCTGTAGATCACACACTaggattatatatctgtagatCACACACAAGGATTAGAAATCGTATGAAATCTGGTGATCACACACTGGGATTAGATATCTGGTGATCACATACTAGGATAAGATATCTGTAGATCACACACTGGGATTAGATATCTGGTGATCACACACTAGGATTATATATCTGGTGATCACACACTAGGATTAGATATCTGTAGATCACACACAAGGATTAGAAATCGTATGAAATCTGGTGATCACACACTGGGATTAGATATCTGGTGATCACATACTAGGATAAGATATCTGTAGATCACACACTGGGATTAGATATCTGGTGATCACACACTAGGATTATATATCTGGTGATCACACACTAGGATTAGAAATCTGATGAAATCTGGTGATCACACACAAGGATTAGAAATCTGATGAAATCTAGTGATCACACACTAGGATTAGATATCTGGTGATCACTCACTaggattatatatctgtagatCACACACTAGGATTAGATATCTGTAGATCACACACTAGGATTAGATATCTGGTGATCACACACTAGGATTAGATATCTGGTGATCACACACTAAGATTAGAAATCTGATGAAATCTGGTGATCACACACTGGGATTATATATCTGGTGATCACACACTGGgattatatatctgtagatCACATACTAGCATTATATATCTGGTGATCACACACTAGCATTAGATATCTGGTGATCACTCACTAGGATTAGATATCTGGTGATCACACACTGGGATTATATATCTGGTGATCACACACTAGGATTAGATATCTGGTGATTACACACTAGGATTAGATATCTGTAAATCACACACTAGTTTTATATAGAAATCTGGTGATCACACAACAGGATAAGATATCTGGGGATGACACACTAGGATTAGAAATTTGATGAAATCTCGTGATTTCACACCAGGATTAGATATCTGATGATATCTTGTGATCACACAATAGGACTAGATATCTGGTGATCACACACTGGGATTAGATATCTGGTGATCACACACCTAGATTAAATATCTGGTGATATCTGATGAACATACAATAGGACTTGACATCTGGTGATCAcacaatattattatatatcttGTGATCACTCATTAGGATTAGATATCTGGTGATATCTGGTGACCACACACTAGGATTAGATATCTGGTGATCACACACTAGGATAAGATATCTGGTGACCACACACTAGGGTTAAATATCTGATGATCACATACTAGGATTAGATATCTGGTGATTACACACTAGGATTATATATCTGGTGATCACATACTAGGATAAGATATCTGAAGAACACACTGGGATTAGATATCTGGTGATCACACACTGGGATTAGAAATCTGATGATCACACACTaggattatatatctgtagatCACACACTAGGATTAGATATCTGGTGATCACACACTAGGATAAGATATCTGGTGATCACACACTAGCATTAGATATCTGGTGATCACACACTaggattatatatctgtagatCACACACTaggattatatatctgtagatCACACACTGGGATTAGATATCTGATGATCACTCACTAGGATTAGATATCTGGTGATCACACACTaggattatatatctgtagatCACACACTaggattatatatctgtagatCACACACTaggattatatatctgtagatCACACACTAGGATAAGATATCTGGTGATCACACACTAGGATTAGATATCTGGTGATCACCTACTAGGATTAGATATCTGGTGATCACACACTAGCATTCGATATCTGGTGATCACACACTAGGATAAGATATCTGGTGATCACACACTaggattatatatctgtagatCACACACTAGGATTAGATATCTGGTGATCACACACTATGATTAGATATCCGGTGATCACACACTAGGATTAGATATCTGGTGATCACACACTAGGATTAGATATCTGGTGATCACACACTATAATTAGATATCTGGTGATCACAAACTAGAATTAGATATCTGGTGATTACATACTAGGATTAGATATCTGGTGATCACACACTAGGATTAGATATCTGTATATCACACACTGGGATTAGATATCTGGTGATCACACACTGGGATTAGATATCAGGTGATCACATACTATGATAAGATATCTAGATCACACACTGGGATTAGATATCTGGTGATCACACACTGGGATTAGATATCTGGTGATCACACACTAGGATTAGATATCTGGAGATCACACACTAGCATCAGATATCTGGTGATTACACACTAGCATTATATATCTGGTGATCACACACCAGGACTAGATACTAGGATAAGATATCTGATGATCTCTTGTGATCACACACTAGGATTAGATATCTGGTGATCACACACTAGGATTAGATATCTGGTGATCACACACTAGGATTAGATATCTGTAGATCACACACTAGGATTAGATATCTGGTGATTACACACTaggattatatatctgtagatCACACACTAGGATTAGATATCTGGTGATTACACACTAGGATTAGATATCTGGTGATTACACACTAGGATTAGATATCTGTAGATCACACACTAGGATTAGATATCTGGTGATCACATACTAGCATTAGATATCTGGTGATCACACACTAGCATTAGATATCTGGTGATCACACACTAGGGTTAGATATCTGTAGATCACACACTAAGATTAGATATCTGGTGATCACACACTAGGATAAGATATCTGGTGATCACACACTaggattatatatctgtagatCACACACTAAGATTAGATATCTGGTGATCACACACTAGGGTTAGATATCTGATGATCACACACTAAGATTAGATAGCTAGTGATCACACACTAGCATTAGATATCTGGTGATCACACACTAGACTTGTGTGTATGATACACAGCTGACATGCTTTGATACCTAGTTACCAAATATCGTATAGTCATCTGATACATTTTGATCTGAACCTTCTCTGTTTATATTCCTTGCTCAACAGATAATTGCGATTGGTGTGTACATCCCAAGTCAATTCATTAATCTCATTGTTGCGAATCTACCTTAGTTTTCTTAAATAGCTTTCCAAGTAGTGgactttaaaatgtttcatGGCATTTTAAAATTAAGCATCTGATTGTTTCCAGATTATTAATACTCTTCTTACTTAccatattaaatgaaaataatctcACTCACTTCGACAGGTACCTGTGATTTAATGAGGCAAATCGGCACACATATAGCATTATAATTAGCAACTCTCTTTTAGAAATACCTTAGTAGATTAGGCGTTAATCACAGTCAGCTTTTGACTATATTCTTTTCATATAGCAGATCAAAATGTTGTCACGTATCCCAAATATTGGCTTTGTGGGGTAACTAtgttataaaaaatgttttgtttttgcccTGGGTGGTTattcaatatatacaaatgtacgaAATACATATCGATATTTATAATAACAACTTTAATTGTTAtgattatatttattaattttttacaGATATATTACATGACAAAGTACAGCAATTCAATAGCTGATCTTCTAATACCCGTTCTGACACGCGCGCTTTTTCACCTTTACTCTAATGTTCATATACACACAAATTCGATTATATTACAAGAACGATATAAGTTTTAGGCTAATTGCAACCATGGCTTGTTAACATtgtcaaacaaaataatattactTATTTAGCCGCCTTTTGTTTTGGGATATCTCGCCTCTTGCGTGCTGTATACGCGAGGTTATTTCTTTTGTCCGCGGTGTACGCATTTCCAAGATCTCGCCTCTTGCGTGCCGAATATGCGAGCTCATTTCTTTTGTCCGCGGTGTACGCATTTCCAAGATCTCGCCTCTTGCGTGCCGAATATGCGAGCTCATTTCTTTTGTCCGCTGTGTACGCATTTCCAAGATCTCGCCTCTTGCGTGCTGTATATCCGAGTTCGTTTCTTTTATCCGCTGTGTACGCAAGGTCACGCCTTTTTCGTGCCGTGTATCCAAGTTCGTTTCTTTTGCCAGCAGTGTAGGCATTTCCAAGATCTCGCCTCTTGCGTGCCGAATATGCGAGCTCATTTCTTTTGTCCGCGGTGTACGCATTTCCAAGATCTCGCCTCTTGCGTGCCGAATATGCGAGCTCATTTCTTTTGTCCGCGGTGTACGCATTTCCAAGATCTCGCCTCTTGCGTGCTGTATATCCGAGCTCATTTCTTTTATCTGCGGTATATGCCAGATCACGCCTTTTTCGTGCCGTGTATCCTATTTCGTTCCGTCTTTGTGCAGTATATCCTAGTTCCCGTCTTCTTTGGGCAGAGTATGGGATTGGATCACCGATTTTATCCACAGGTTTGTCGTATATTGTATACGGAGGGACAATTTCCTTCGGAGCTGTTTTCAATGCCGCAAGGTTCTCTTCTGTCGTTCCTGAGTTAACATATAaagtttttgtattttacaaacAGAAACTATATTGAAAAATTTACATCAATTTCTTATAAGATTCAAAAAAATGAGTCTTAcgaatttttcattttattaagttACTGGTGAGGTGAAGCGAAGAATTGCAAATGTCATAATCACATACGACATTGAAATGGATGTAAGATTTACATACCtttgatatgtttgtattgcctgttgtttttgtttttaatttttcttttttatccaACAGCATTCTAGGCAACTGACATGGAAATCTGACAGACAAGATATTCACACCCTTACCAGATCTTGTGATATGTCTAACACCTGTCGTGCCTTGAATCTCTGATATCACAATTGAAGCACTTCTATATCCTAATCGCCAGGTAAATGTGCTCCCCTGGGTTTGTTCATTATTCATCAAAGAATTATGTCATATGTAGTGTGACGTCATTTATTAAAACaaggtagttataatgtaatgtgacgtcactgattataacagggtagttatattgtaatgtgacgtcactgattataacagggtagttataatgtaatgtgttgtgtgacgttTTTGattataacagggtagttatagtgtagtgtgtagtgtgacgtcactgatTATAACAGGGCAGTTATGATGtagtgtgacgtcactgatTATAACAGGGCAGTTATAATGtagtgtgacgtcactgatTATAAAagggtagttataatgtaatgtgtagtgtgacgtcactgatTATAACAGTGCAGTTAtaatgtaatgtgtagtgtgacgtcactgattataacagggtagttataatGTAGTGTGAAGTCACAGattataacagggtagttataatgtaatgtgtagtgtgacgtcactgattataacagggtagttataatgtaatattttctgTGACGTCACTAattataacagggtagttataatgtaatgtgtagtgtgacgtcactgatTGAAACAGGGCAGTTATGATGtagtgtgacgtcactgatTATAACAGGGCAGTTATAATGtagtgtgacgtcactgatTATAATagggtagttataatgtaatgtgtagtgtgacgtcactgattataacagggtagttataacgtaatgtgtagtgtgacgtcactgattataacagggtagttataatgtaatattttctgTGACGTCACTAattataacagggtagttataatgtaatgtgttgtgtgaaGTCACTGattataacagggtagttataatgtagtgtgtagtgtgacgtcactgattataacagggtagttataatgtaatgtgtagtgtgacgtcactgattataacagggtagttataatgtaatgtgtagtgtgacgtcactgatTATAACAGGTTAGCTATAATGTAGTGACGTCACTGATTATAATAGGGTAGTTATaatgtagtgtgtagtgtgacgtcactgattataacagggtagttataatgtaatgtgAAGTCACTAattataacagggtagttataatgtaatgtgtagtgtgacgtcactgatTATAACAGGGCAGTTATAATGtagtgtgacgtcactgatTATAATagggtagttataatgtaatgtgtagtgtgacgtcactgatTATAACAGGGCAGTTAtaatgtaatgtgtagtgtgacgtcactgattataacagggtagttataatgtaatgtgtagtgtgacgtcactgattataacagggtagttataatgtaatgtgtagtgtgacgtcactgattataacagggtagttataatgtaatgtgtagtgtgacgtcactgattataacagggtagttataatgtaatgtgtagtgtgacgtcactgatTATAACAGGTTAGCTATAATGTAGTGACGTCACTGATTATAATAGGGTAGTTATaatgtagtgtgtagtgtgacgtcactgattataacagggtagttataatgtaatgtgAAGTCACTAattataacagggtagttataatgtaatgtgtagtgtgacgtcactgatTATAACAGGGCAGTTATAATGtagtgtgacgtcactgatTATAATagggtagttataatgtaatgtgtagtgtgacgtcactgatTATAACAGGGCAGACGTCACTGattataacagggtagttataatgtaatgtgtagtgtgacgtcactgattataacagggtagttataatgtaatgtgtagtgtgacgtcactgattataacagggtagttataatGTAGTGTGAAGTCACAGATTATAACAGGGTAGCTAtaatgtaatgtgtagtgtgacgtcactgattataacagggtagttataatgtaatattttctgTGACGTCACTAattataacagggtagttataatgtaatgttaCGTCACTGATTATAACAGGGCAGTTATAGTGTAGTGTGAAGTCACTGATTATAACAGGGCAGTTAtaatgtaatgtgttgtgtgaaGTCACTGattataacagggtagttataatgtaatgtgttgtgtgaaGTCACTGATTTAACGGGGCAGTTATAATGTAATGTGAAGTCACTGattataacagggtagttataatgtagtgtgtagtgtgacgtcactgatTATAACAGGTTAGCTATAATGTAATGTGAAGTCACTGATTATAATAGGGTAGTTATaatgtagtgtgtagtgtgacgtcactgatTATAACAGGGTAGCTATAATGTAGTGTGAAGTCACTGattataacagggtagttataatgtagtgtgtagtgtgacgtcactgattataacagggtagttataatgtagtgtgtagtgtgacgtcactgattataacagggtagttataatgtagtgtgtagtgttatGACACCGATTATAACATAGTTGTTACatgataaacacatatttaCAGTTATAGAATCGATAGCATACGAATTTGACGGCACATTGACCACCctgtataaacatttagtcATCGTCAGGATTGATTGTACAATGAATTTGTATGAATATTTGTATTCAATGTCCATATGCTACCTTTTGCGGACATAAATCAGCTGCCATTTCTAACTATATGCATAATACACATTTATCATATTGTCGCCCATTTCGTTTCAATACTCACCAGTGCCAGAAACAGCACTTCCACACAAGCAGAATATGACTAGAGTGACGAACGCACTCATTTTTGCAAATGATTTGCCGACGaaatacctgtaacatatacaaGAATAAACTgtatcatttatacaataatgtatgagctattcttttgtttttgttatgtacaGGCACATTGCAAAACCTGAGGATTCTCCGATGTCAATGTGTCCTGGGTCGCTGACATAGCGCCGGCTTACACCACACATTTGGTTGTTGAAGTTTCTAAACGTAATAAATTTCAATGCATCCTGATCTGAAAACAGTAAGAACATAATCTGTTAtcgaaaccgtaattctaactcaaaatcgatcaaACAAAGGCAAGCTATTAAAAAAGAGATTCACATGGATATCCATGAAAGGTAAAAGCGTATGAAATGTTCATATCGCCAGAAAACTAGGCTCAAACAGATAGAAAAATGCTattatcatctttatttcatCATCACAACAGATTATACAATCATAATGAAATCGTAATGATGGTATTATACAAATAGACTCGAGATCGAATCTAAACGATGTGTGTGATTTAGTGGAAATCTCAATTACTAATCACAATAGGAAAATGCAAATCAATTCAGGTACATTTAACAAAGGAAAGCATAATGGTTTAATATAAGATACAAttacattaaaaagaaaataatgatatgCTTTCTTGTCGTAATGGCTTTTGTCTCTCATTTGATGATACACTGGGcatttttgaaatatgattGCCAGACGGAGTCCCGATAGCGCCAATGCAATCAAACCATAATTGTAACTATACAATCTACATAAAACGTGTATTAACGAATTGAAATCCTGTCTGATCCTTAGTACAAGTATCGTTATCAACTAGTCCACGATTATGACAAGGTTCTGTTTTTGTGAATGTTTAAGGGATACAATCAATttcattgtacaatgtacagatTCTCTactttatgtttttttttattaacagtGTCCACTCTATGTGAGGTTTCGTTTGGTTTGTATTGCCTTTTAAGGACAGTCTTCCCTGTGTGCCAAACGCATGCGTGTGTTTTGACAGGCAGTGGTAGCTCGTGTTTGTTTTCCAATGAGAGTACAGAACTGATCCAGTCTTATActactacctcactgaaacatccTGCCAGCATGTGAGAAAATCTATAAGAATCACGGTCACAACGTTCTCTCTTTCGGGGCTATTTTTTctgggagcctgaagttggttccgagttccgtttaagtaaaacggaactcggaaccagttccgagttccgtttaagacccgtttaagaaaaacggaactaggaaccagttccgagttccgtttaagtaaaacggaactgggaaccagttccgagttccgtttaataaaaactgaaatactatgaattagctttattgattaaagtcccagttccgagttccgtttaagaaaaactgaaatattatgtattagctttttGTGATTTtagtcccagttccgagttccgtttaaaataaacggaactaggaaccagttccgagttccgtttaacaagTTCCGAGTTGCGTTTAAGGTAATGTTGGTAtttataagctttacgggttttggtcccagttccgagttccgtttaggaaaaactgaaatactatgtattagctttattgattaaggtcccagttccgagttccgtttaagaaaaactgaaatattatgtattagctttttttgattttggtcccagttctgagatccgtttaagataaacgaaactaggaaccagttccgagttccgtttaacaagttccgagttccgtttaaggtaatgttggtatttataagctttacgggttttggtcccagttccgagttccgtttaggaaaagctgaaatattatgtattagctcgattggttttggtcccagctccgagttccgtttaagataaacggaactcggaaccagttccgagttccgtttaagaaaaactgaaatactatgtattagctttattggttttggtcccagttccgagttccgtttaagaaaaactgaaatactatgcattagctttattggttttggtcccagttccgagttccgtttaagataagcGTATATGGGTTATATTTTGGTATTTGACTATGctgaaaatcttgaaaaacaaaataaatacaattttttttttaatggagACGATTTGTTAACAAGAATACAAAATATCGCACGGAAACAAAGTTTAACGtatgaataaatttaatattttcagtagCAGATCATGTGAGCTCTGACTTACAAAACTCAAATGCAATCCCAAGCATACCCTCCTCGCGGGAACAAAGCAATATGTCTCTCCGAAACTTACGGGGGCGACATAATTAATGGTTATCATTTAttcgatttatttatatgaataattccattattgatatcattaattcaaggaataaagtgatatcaatacgaattgttgatgtaatttattcattaaatgatatcataaattagaattcatgatatcgttaaatcatttaatgataccatatattcgaattagtgatatcacaaattgtaGATTTAATCTAATCAATTAGTCTAATCATTGACAGCGAATAACAAGGAAGGCCTTTGGCAACAGCTCCGCGTATTTCTATGTTTCCATGTGCCAATGAAAGaactgttcaatattattcaatgaaattgtat encodes:
- the LOC117343788 gene encoding uncharacterized protein LOC117343788, giving the protein MSAFVTLVIFCLCGSAVSGTGTTEENLAALKTAPKEIVPPYTIYDKPVDKIGDPIPYSAQRRRELGYTAQRRNEIGYTARKRRDLAYTADKRNELGYTARKRRDLGNAYTADKRNELAYSARKRRDLGNAYTADKRNELAYSARKRRDLGNAYTAGKRNELGYTARKRRDLAYTADKRNELGYTARKRRDLGNAYTADKRNELAYSARKRRDLGNAYTADKRNELAYSARKRRDLGNAYTADKRNNLAYTARKRRDIPKQKAAK